In Rhizobium sp. ZPR4, a genomic segment contains:
- a CDS encoding indolepyruvate ferredoxin oxidoreductase subunit alpha: MAERSFAREVEDLKLGEGDIFRGEGILAITKALLQSGVSYVGGYQGSPISHLMDVLADAKDVMQDLGVHFETSASEAAAAAMLSASVMYPVRGAVTWKSTAGTNVASDALSNLSSGGVTGGALIIIGEDYGEGSSIMQERSHAYAMKSQMWLLNPRPNLPSIVQAVEEGFELSEVSNTPVMLQVGIRSCHVHGQFVAKDNKRPAYTLKQALENPVRDVNRIVLPPASFMHEKEKLEKRWPAAVDFIKRRQLNEYFGPSEGDVGIILLGGMYNGVLRALQQLGLADVYGNSAVPLYVLNVAYPLVDDQIAEFCANKKAVLMVEEGAPEYIEQSLNTILRRRDIQTKVAGKDVLPMGGEYTAPVLMKGIKNFLEIHQRVLLGNQPPLPDPTPVLNDPKIKALAEVVPPRPPGFCIGCPERPIFAAMKMVESELGQHHISGDIGCHLFSILPPFNIGSTTMGYGLGPAAASAFNVAADKRVISVMGDGGFWHNGLATSVGNAVFNKQDGVILVVDNYYSAATGGQDIPSSRALNPRRKTNNSIVNAVKGIGATWVRQIDRTYDVAKMRDTLREALTSKEPGPKIIVASSECMLNKQRRVKPQFAKAVKDGKRMVKERFGVDEDVCTGDHACIRLSGCPSLSVKHTDDPLKDDPVAAIDNNCVGCGNCGEVSEAAVLCPSFYRADIIHNPTGWDRFVARMRSSIIGWLQARRRAGRIVFSD, from the coding sequence ATGGCCGAGCGATCGTTTGCGCGCGAGGTCGAGGATCTGAAGCTCGGGGAAGGTGATATCTTCCGCGGCGAGGGTATTCTCGCGATCACCAAGGCACTTCTGCAGTCCGGTGTTTCCTATGTCGGCGGCTATCAGGGCTCGCCGATCTCACATCTCATGGACGTGCTGGCCGACGCCAAGGACGTGATGCAGGATCTGGGGGTTCACTTCGAGACGTCGGCCTCGGAGGCGGCTGCGGCCGCCATGCTGTCTGCCTCCGTCATGTATCCGGTGCGCGGCGCCGTCACCTGGAAATCGACGGCCGGCACCAATGTCGCCTCGGATGCGCTGTCCAATCTGTCTTCGGGCGGGGTGACGGGCGGCGCGCTCATCATCATCGGCGAGGATTATGGCGAGGGCTCTTCCATCATGCAGGAGCGCAGCCATGCCTATGCAATGAAATCGCAGATGTGGCTGCTCAATCCGCGCCCGAACCTGCCCTCGATCGTGCAGGCGGTCGAAGAAGGGTTCGAGCTTTCGGAAGTATCGAACACGCCCGTCATGCTGCAGGTGGGTATCCGCAGCTGTCATGTGCATGGCCAGTTCGTCGCCAAGGACAACAAGAGGCCGGCCTATACGCTGAAGCAGGCGCTTGAAAATCCGGTTCGCGACGTCAACCGCATCGTGCTGCCGCCGGCCTCCTTCATGCACGAGAAGGAGAAGCTGGAGAAGCGCTGGCCTGCTGCCGTCGATTTCATCAAGAGGCGTCAGCTCAACGAGTATTTCGGCCCCTCGGAAGGCGATGTCGGCATCATCCTGCTTGGCGGCATGTATAACGGCGTGCTGCGCGCGCTGCAGCAACTCGGGCTTGCTGATGTCTACGGCAACTCCGCCGTACCGCTTTACGTCCTCAACGTCGCCTATCCGCTTGTTGATGACCAGATCGCCGAATTCTGCGCCAACAAGAAGGCGGTACTGATGGTGGAGGAGGGGGCGCCGGAATATATCGAGCAGTCCCTGAATACCATCCTGCGCCGCCGCGATATCCAGACCAAGGTCGCGGGCAAGGACGTCCTGCCGATGGGTGGCGAATATACAGCACCCGTGCTGATGAAGGGCATCAAGAATTTCCTGGAAATCCATCAACGCGTATTGCTCGGCAACCAGCCGCCGCTGCCGGACCCGACGCCGGTCCTCAACGATCCGAAGATCAAGGCGTTGGCCGAAGTGGTGCCGCCGCGGCCGCCCGGCTTCTGCATCGGCTGTCCGGAGCGGCCGATCTTCGCCGCCATGAAGATGGTCGAGAGCGAACTCGGCCAGCATCACATCTCCGGCGATATCGGCTGTCACCTCTTCTCTATCCTGCCGCCTTTCAATATCGGCAGCACGACGATGGGTTATGGGCTTGGGCCGGCGGCAGCGTCTGCTTTCAATGTCGCGGCCGACAAGCGCGTGATCTCGGTCATGGGCGACGGTGGCTTCTGGCACAACGGCCTTGCGACGTCAGTCGGCAATGCCGTCTTCAACAAGCAGGATGGCGTCATCCTCGTCGTCGACAACTATTATTCGGCGGCGACCGGCGGGCAGGACATACCGTCCTCGCGTGCGCTGAACCCGCGCCGCAAGACCAACAATTCCATCGTCAATGCCGTCAAGGGGATCGGTGCGACCTGGGTACGCCAGATTGACCGCACCTATGATGTCGCCAAGATGCGCGATACGCTGCGCGAGGCTTTGACCTCGAAGGAACCGGGGCCGAAGATCATCGTCGCCTCCTCGGAGTGTATGCTCAACAAGCAGCGCCGCGTGAAGCCGCAATTCGCCAAGGCCGTCAAGGACGGCAAGCGCATGGTCAAGGAGCGCTTCGGCGTGGACGAGGACGTCTGCACCGGCGATCACGCCTGCATCCGTCTTTCCGGCTGTCCCTCGCTCTCCGTCAAACATACGGATGATCCGCTGAAAGATGATCCGGTGGCGGCGATCGACAATAATTGCGTCGGCTGCGGCAATTGCGGCGAGGTTTCCGAGGCGGCGGTGCTCTGTCCCTCCTTCTATCGTGCCGACATCATCCACAATCCGACGGGTTGGGATCGCTTCGTCGCCCGCATGCGCTCCAGTATTATCGGCTGGTTGCAGGCGCGTCGCCGCGCCGGCCGCATCGTCTTTTCAGATTGA
- a CDS encoding ABC transporter substrate-binding protein yields MTTLTRREALSLGAAAFITGILAGRTPVEAGEAGTLTIAFNVNLPSFDPTTGPSAVNPTIQAIYRSIFDQYIGQGPDLKFQPGLLTAWGWNDDKTKVWMDVREGVTWHDGSKFTPDDVVWSLERAAKQDTGNPIQFIWSTANNYKVEGNRITGDVVRFEPTYFKWMAFLTGYILPKDYYTKVGAQGFEKKPIGTGPYMVDAYEGNSYLRLKANPNYFGGKPAFDTVIFKFVPDTTSRVAEIESGSSDVTLEIPYEDFDRLKKKSGLAGVATPISDIGMIFISNVDPMLDKNVRLAANMAIDKDAIIKRLLRGYGNPLSTLEAPEYEAYDASVKIPYDPEQAKKLLAASGYSPEKPVKFGIKTTRGFKPKDYEMIQAIVGMWRKVGIQAEIEVYEIAKHYELRAAHQLGPAAFYNWGNAIGDPTTSTGFAMFGPSPHSAWKTKDVDDMLGPLWVEKDETKRIAGWKAAIKYIAEQGYVIPLLQYAQPIVYKSSLKVTPNVSGALQPTLVSKA; encoded by the coding sequence ATGACAACGCTTACTCGGCGCGAGGCCCTGAGCCTCGGCGCAGCAGCATTCATTACTGGGATTTTAGCCGGCAGAACGCCTGTGGAAGCAGGAGAAGCCGGCACGCTGACCATCGCATTCAACGTCAACCTGCCATCCTTCGACCCGACGACCGGCCCGTCTGCCGTCAACCCGACGATCCAGGCGATCTACCGCTCGATCTTCGACCAGTATATCGGCCAGGGACCGGATCTGAAATTCCAGCCCGGCCTGCTGACCGCCTGGGGCTGGAACGATGACAAGACCAAGGTCTGGATGGATGTTCGCGAAGGCGTGACCTGGCACGACGGCTCCAAGTTCACGCCTGATGATGTCGTCTGGTCGCTGGAGCGCGCCGCCAAGCAGGACACCGGCAACCCGATCCAGTTCATCTGGTCGACGGCCAATAATTACAAGGTGGAAGGCAACCGCATCACCGGCGATGTCGTCCGTTTCGAGCCGACTTATTTCAAATGGATGGCATTCCTCACCGGCTATATCCTGCCGAAGGACTATTACACCAAGGTGGGCGCGCAGGGCTTCGAGAAGAAGCCGATCGGCACTGGCCCCTATATGGTGGATGCCTATGAGGGCAACTCCTATCTGCGCCTGAAGGCAAACCCCAACTATTTCGGCGGCAAGCCTGCCTTCGATACCGTCATCTTCAAGTTCGTGCCGGATACGACGAGCCGCGTCGCGGAAATCGAATCCGGCTCATCCGACGTGACGCTGGAAATCCCCTATGAGGATTTCGACCGGTTGAAGAAAAAATCCGGCCTGGCCGGCGTCGCCACCCCGATCTCCGACATCGGCATGATCTTCATCAGCAACGTCGATCCGATGCTCGACAAGAATGTCCGCCTGGCCGCCAACATGGCGATCGACAAGGACGCGATCATCAAGCGGCTCCTGCGCGGCTACGGCAATCCGCTTTCGACACTGGAAGCGCCGGAATACGAAGCCTACGACGCCTCCGTCAAAATCCCTTACGATCCGGAACAGGCGAAGAAGCTTCTGGCCGCCAGCGGCTATTCGCCTGAAAAGCCAGTCAAATTCGGCATCAAGACGACCCGAGGCTTCAAGCCGAAGGACTATGAGATGATCCAGGCGATCGTCGGCATGTGGCGCAAGGTCGGCATCCAGGCTGAAATCGAAGTCTACGAGATCGCCAAGCACTACGAGTTGCGCGCCGCTCATCAGCTCGGCCCGGCCGCCTTTTATAACTGGGGCAACGCCATCGGCGATCCGACGACCTCGACCGGCTTTGCCATGTTCGGCCCCTCGCCGCACTCGGCCTGGAAGACCAAGGATGTCGATGACATGCTGGGACCGCTCTGGGTGGAAAAGGACGAGACGAAACGCATTGCCGGGTGGAAAGCGGCGATCAAATACATTGCCGAACAGGGCTATGTGATCCCGCTGCTGCAATATGCCCAGCCGATCGTCTACAAATCGAGCTTGAAGGTCACGCCGAACGTCTCCGGCGCCCTGCAGCCGACGCTCGTGTCGAAGGCTTGA
- a CDS encoding ABC transporter permease, with translation MIAVSILNRLIMAAITLFGVAVIVFVLLRVVPGDPIAMMISPGASPADIAALRAHYGLDASLTTQFWLWLKAVLTGDFGTSISLKRDVLSLLGERLPATLELAFAALALAVLLGGAVAIVGTLARRTIFEPVIDSLNGLFLAVPDFVWALALVLVLGVLFPLFPLSGRIDPSIDAQFATPFYLLESLVTLRFNIFADICAHMVMPVLALGLPLAAIIARVLKAALSEAMVQDYILLAKLKGMSELRLVLQEALRNAVGPTIALTGVQFTFLIGGTVIVERIFAYPGIGNMAIDAVINRDLPLIQGLVLVFGALFILVNLAVDLLVAAFNPRLAHG, from the coding sequence ATGATAGCAGTCTCCATTCTCAACCGGCTGATCATGGCCGCAATCACACTCTTCGGAGTAGCGGTGATCGTCTTCGTCCTGCTGCGCGTCGTGCCGGGCGATCCGATCGCGATGATGATCTCGCCGGGTGCAAGCCCAGCTGATATCGCAGCACTCCGCGCCCATTATGGCCTCGATGCCAGTCTGACCACGCAATTCTGGCTGTGGCTGAAAGCAGTTCTGACGGGTGATTTCGGGACATCGATCTCTCTGAAACGCGATGTGCTGTCCCTGCTCGGCGAGCGTCTCCCCGCAACGCTGGAACTGGCCTTCGCAGCATTGGCGCTGGCGGTTCTTCTCGGCGGCGCTGTCGCCATCGTCGGCACCCTTGCCCGCCGCACGATTTTCGAGCCCGTGATCGACAGCCTCAACGGCCTTTTCCTTGCCGTGCCGGATTTCGTCTGGGCTCTCGCGCTGGTTCTCGTCCTCGGGGTGCTCTTTCCGCTTTTCCCTCTTTCCGGCCGCATCGATCCGAGCATCGACGCACAGTTTGCGACCCCTTTCTATCTCCTCGAAAGCCTGGTGACGCTTCGCTTCAATATCTTCGCCGATATCTGCGCGCATATGGTCATGCCGGTCCTGGCGCTTGGCCTGCCGCTGGCTGCCATCATCGCCCGCGTGCTGAAAGCCGCACTCTCCGAGGCCATGGTGCAGGACTATATCCTGCTCGCCAAGCTGAAGGGCATGTCCGAGCTGCGGCTGGTGCTGCAGGAAGCGCTGCGCAATGCCGTCGGTCCGACCATCGCGTTGACCGGCGTGCAATTTACCTTCCTCATCGGCGGCACCGTCATCGTCGAGCGCATCTTCGCCTATCCCGGCATCGGCAATATGGCGATCGATGCCGTCATCAACCGCGACCTGCCGCTGATCCAGGGGCTGGTGTTGGTCTTCGGCGCTCTCTTCATTCTCGTCAATCTGGCGGTCGATCTTCTGGTCGCGGCCTTCAATCCGAGGCTCGCCCATGGCTGA
- a CDS encoding ABC transporter permease, whose translation MADVTSPAMPRSPSRMAKRIRALLSEPKVIFGGGFILILLVLAIFAPYIAPKDPLEQDLMSGTLPPAWIEGSDPGFLLGTDDLGRDVLSRAIFGTRIALTVAFVAAGLAAFIGTLLGLLAGWYGGWIDKMISRLVDIWMAFPPVLLSILLVAVFGSGVHSVIAAIVIIDWTRFCRVVRSETQAQARMDYVTAAHTIGFSRARILFSEILPNVTPVLIALVSLEMGIAVIVEAILSFVGLSVASDTPTWGGMIAEGRQMIYQGWWVLVVPLIALFATVLAFNQLGDGLRRALDPVMRR comes from the coding sequence ATGGCTGACGTCACCTCGCCCGCCATGCCGCGCTCGCCCTCCAGAATGGCGAAACGCATCCGGGCGCTGCTGTCCGAGCCGAAGGTGATCTTCGGCGGCGGCTTCATTCTCATCCTCCTCGTGCTCGCGATCTTTGCGCCTTACATCGCGCCGAAAGATCCGCTGGAGCAGGATCTGATGTCCGGCACCCTGCCGCCGGCATGGATCGAGGGCTCCGATCCCGGCTTCCTGCTGGGCACGGACGATCTCGGCCGCGACGTGCTCTCCCGCGCCATCTTCGGCACGCGCATCGCCCTCACGGTCGCCTTCGTCGCAGCCGGGCTTGCAGCGTTTATCGGCACGCTCCTCGGTCTTCTCGCCGGCTGGTATGGCGGATGGATCGACAAGATGATCTCCCGCCTTGTCGATATCTGGATGGCTTTCCCGCCCGTGCTGCTGTCGATCCTGCTGGTCGCCGTCTTCGGCTCCGGCGTACACTCGGTCATCGCCGCAATCGTCATCATCGATTGGACGCGCTTCTGTCGCGTCGTGCGCTCGGAAACGCAGGCGCAGGCGCGGATGGATTACGTGACCGCCGCCCACACGATCGGCTTTTCGCGGGCCAGAATTCTCTTCAGCGAAATCTTGCCCAATGTGACGCCTGTGCTCATAGCTCTCGTCAGCCTCGAAATGGGCATCGCCGTCATCGTCGAAGCCATCCTGTCCTTCGTCGGCCTGTCGGTCGCCTCCGATACGCCGACCTGGGGCGGGATGATCGCAGAGGGTCGACAGATGATCTATCAAGGCTGGTGGGTGCTGGTCGTGCCGCTGATCGCGCTCTTCGCAACGGTGCTTGCCTTCAATCAACTCGGTGACGGCCTGCGCCGCGCCCTCGATCCGGTGATGCGCCGATGA
- a CDS encoding ABC transporter ATP-binding protein has translation MISPLLSITGLSAISDRDGGAPILRDVSLTLERGEVRGLVGESGAGKSTIAKALLGILPRSVRITSGSILFESRDLLTLSSKELRGIMGSDISLIPQDPQTALNPGRRIEAQLTDGLRLKRGMSSSDARRRALKLLEEVHIRDPERVLRAYPHELSGGMRQRILIAAAFALEPKMVVADEPTTALDVTVQKQILRLIRGLQEAHGTAVIFVTHDLGVVAQICDSVTLLYAGKVIEEGRTSEVLGHPQHIYTKSLVAAGPRYDRPDAGLTPVPQAVFDQLRREIGISEGGR, from the coding sequence ATGATATCTCCGCTTCTCTCCATAACAGGCCTCAGCGCCATATCCGATCGCGACGGCGGCGCACCGATCCTGCGCGACGTTTCCCTCACCCTTGAACGTGGCGAAGTGCGGGGGCTTGTCGGCGAAAGTGGTGCCGGAAAATCCACCATTGCCAAGGCTCTGCTCGGCATACTGCCGCGCAGCGTCCGTATTACCAGCGGATCGATCCTGTTCGAAAGCCGCGATCTCCTCACCCTCTCCTCCAAGGAGTTGCGCGGCATCATGGGCAGCGATATCTCGCTGATTCCGCAGGATCCGCAAACCGCCCTCAATCCAGGACGCCGCATCGAGGCGCAGCTGACCGACGGCCTGCGGCTGAAACGGGGCATGTCATCAAGCGATGCTCGGCGGCGGGCGCTGAAGCTGCTGGAAGAAGTGCATATCCGCGATCCCGAGCGCGTGTTGCGCGCCTATCCGCATGAGCTGTCCGGCGGCATGCGCCAGCGCATCCTGATTGCCGCCGCCTTCGCACTCGAGCCGAAAATGGTTGTCGCCGACGAGCCGACCACGGCACTCGACGTCACCGTGCAAAAGCAGATCCTCAGGCTGATCCGCGGCCTGCAGGAAGCGCACGGCACCGCCGTGATCTTCGTCACGCATGATCTCGGCGTCGTCGCCCAGATTTGCGACAGCGTGACCCTGCTCTACGCCGGCAAGGTCATCGAAGAGGGGCGCACGAGCGAGGTGCTTGGTCACCCGCAGCATATCTACACGAAATCGCTTGTTGCTGCCGGCCCGCGTTACGACAGGCCGGATGCCGGCCTGACGCCGGTTCCGCAGGCAGTCTTCGATCAACTACGCCGCGAAATCGGCATTTCGGAGGGCGGCCGATGA
- a CDS encoding ATP-binding cassette domain-containing protein, translating to MSVSDNLLSARGIEVTYGAKPHLFGPPGQGIKVLHGVDIDIRRGETIGIVGESGSGKTTLGRALLRLIDVNAGTIHFDGRDITSLPNANMRPLRRRMQMIFQDPMASLNPRHTIRRILVEPLLLHKLASDRKDAEKRVAEILERVTLPQACLDRNPHELSGGQRQRIGIARAALLKPDFVLADEIVSGLDVSTQAQVLNLLKELSRDLGLSMAFISHDLSVIRAVCDRVYVLRHGRVEEEGDCERVFTAPASAYTRMLLDAIPLPEIDPNWLGRDTGQEDAA from the coding sequence ATGAGCGTTTCCGATAATCTCCTCTCGGCCAGAGGCATCGAAGTCACCTATGGCGCCAAGCCGCATCTTTTCGGACCGCCAGGCCAAGGCATTAAAGTCCTGCATGGCGTCGACATCGATATCCGCCGCGGTGAAACCATCGGCATCGTCGGTGAGAGCGGCTCGGGCAAGACGACGCTTGGCCGCGCCCTATTGCGGCTGATCGACGTAAATGCGGGCACCATCCATTTCGACGGCAGGGACATCACCAGCCTGCCGAATGCAAACATGCGACCCTTGCGTCGCCGCATGCAGATGATCTTCCAGGACCCGATGGCGTCGCTCAATCCGCGCCATACCATCCGCCGCATCCTCGTCGAGCCGTTGCTGCTCCACAAACTTGCTTCTGATCGGAAAGACGCAGAGAAACGTGTCGCAGAAATCCTCGAGCGGGTGACGCTGCCGCAGGCCTGCCTCGATCGCAACCCACATGAACTCTCGGGCGGCCAGCGCCAGCGTATCGGCATCGCCCGGGCTGCCCTGCTGAAGCCGGATTTCGTGCTTGCCGACGAGATCGTTTCCGGCCTCGACGTGTCGACCCAGGCGCAGGTGCTTAATCTCTTGAAAGAGCTTTCGCGCGATCTCGGCCTCTCCATGGCCTTCATCAGCCACGATCTCTCGGTCATCCGCGCCGTCTGCGACCGCGTCTACGTCCTGCGTCACGGCCGCGTCGAAGAGGAAGGCGATTGCGAGCGCGTCTTCACCGCACCCGCCTCTGCCTATACGCGCATGCTGCTGGACGCCATTCCTCTGCCTGAGATCGACCCGAACTGGCTCGGGCGCGATACGGGACAAGAGGATGCCGCCTAA
- a CDS encoding AMP-binding protein, translated as MLGPTGHTDTFTRDNLPPFDEWPELRMEGFDYPEWLNAGFELSDRMVEKGFGDNVALIGNGRRRTYKELADWTNRIAHALVENFGLKPGNRVLIRSGNNPAMIACWLAVTKVGAVAVNTMPMLRAGELSKVIDKAEISFALCDTRLLEELVTAAKDSRFLKQVVGFDGTANHDAELDRIALNKSVRFEAVKTGRDDVALLGFTSGSTGVPKATMHFHRDILIIADAYAKEVLQVTPDDVFIGSPPIAFTFGLGGLVIFPLRFGASTALLENASPKNMVEIIQEYGATISFTAPTAYRAMLAAMEEGADLSSLRIAVSAGETLPGPIFEEWTRKTGKPILDGIGSTEMLHIFISNRLSDARPNCTGKPLTGYEARVVDDEMNEVPSGTIGKLVVRGPIGCRYLADHRQADYVRDGWNLTGDSFIQDEDGYFHFAARSDDIILSAGYNIAGPEVEAALLSHADVLECAVIGKPDEERGHIVQAHVVLAAGVTGSDLLVKALQDHVKAVIAPYKYPRSIVFVEALPKTESGKIQRFRLK; from the coding sequence ATGCTGGGACCGACCGGTCACACCGATACATTCACGCGAGACAATCTGCCGCCTTTCGACGAATGGCCTGAGCTGCGGATGGAGGGTTTCGACTATCCGGAATGGCTGAATGCGGGTTTCGAACTCAGCGACCGGATGGTGGAAAAGGGTTTTGGCGATAATGTAGCGCTGATCGGCAATGGCCGCCGCCGCACTTACAAGGAGCTGGCGGACTGGACCAATCGCATCGCGCATGCGCTTGTCGAGAATTTCGGCCTCAAGCCCGGCAACCGCGTTCTCATCCGCTCCGGCAACAACCCTGCCATGATCGCCTGCTGGCTGGCGGTGACGAAGGTCGGCGCCGTTGCCGTCAACACCATGCCCATGCTGCGGGCAGGCGAACTCTCCAAGGTTATAGACAAGGCGGAAATCTCGTTTGCGCTCTGCGATACAAGGCTGCTGGAGGAACTCGTTACCGCAGCCAAGGACAGCCGCTTCCTGAAGCAGGTCGTCGGCTTCGATGGCACCGCCAACCACGATGCCGAGCTCGACCGCATTGCGCTCAACAAGTCCGTTCGTTTTGAGGCGGTCAAAACCGGTCGTGACGACGTGGCGCTCCTCGGCTTCACATCGGGCTCGACGGGTGTGCCGAAGGCGACGATGCATTTCCATCGGGATATCCTGATTATCGCCGACGCCTATGCCAAGGAAGTGCTGCAGGTGACGCCGGATGATGTCTTCATCGGCTCGCCGCCGATTGCTTTCACCTTCGGGCTTGGCGGTCTGGTCATCTTCCCCTTGCGCTTCGGCGCATCGACGGCGCTGCTCGAAAACGCCTCGCCGAAGAACATGGTCGAGATCATCCAGGAATATGGTGCGACCATCAGCTTCACCGCGCCGACGGCCTATCGCGCCATGCTGGCGGCGATGGAGGAGGGGGCGGATCTTTCCTCGCTTCGCATCGCGGTTTCAGCTGGCGAGACGCTGCCCGGGCCGATCTTCGAAGAATGGACACGCAAGACCGGCAAGCCGATCCTCGACGGCATCGGCTCGACCGAGATGCTGCATATCTTCATCTCCAATCGTCTTTCTGATGCCAGGCCGAATTGCACCGGCAAGCCGCTCACGGGTTATGAGGCCCGCGTCGTCGATGACGAGATGAACGAGGTTCCCAGCGGGACGATCGGCAAGCTCGTGGTTCGCGGACCGATCGGCTGCCGCTATCTCGCCGATCACAGGCAGGCCGATTATGTCCGCGATGGCTGGAACCTGACGGGCGACAGTTTCATTCAGGACGAGGATGGCTATTTCCATTTCGCCGCCCGTTCCGACGACATCATCCTTTCGGCCGGCTACAATATTGCCGGGCCGGAAGTGGAAGCAGCCCTTCTCTCCCATGCCGACGTGCTGGAATGCGCCGTCATCGGCAAGCCGGACGAAGAGCGGGGCCATATCGTGCAGGCGCATGTGGTGCTGGCTGCTGGCGTCACCGGATCGGACCTGCTGGTCAAGGCGTTGCAGGACCACGTGAAGGCCGTGATTGCACCCTATAAATATCCGCGCTCCATCGTTTTCGTCGAAGCTCTGCCGAAGACGGAATCGGGCAAGATACAACGCTTCCGCCTCAAATAG